From one Peredibacter starrii genomic stretch:
- a CDS encoding sigma-54-dependent transcriptional regulator yields the protein MLSQGLVLVGNHPKFNNALETARNVAVTKTPVLISGEIGSGKKALGAYIHSNSARKNARLEIVDCSFDSQTVEKIVLGFRDDETGRFNRGVLEVANGGTVIFANIDALDENFQKRLYTILQELPDYELDVRILATTSKNLSKLVGAGKFSRALYTYFSGVSIDMIALRERGTDVELIARHFIEEYAAETEAGDISLCSEAARKLSDYSWNQNLSELKTFIRKTLSNMDGSTLDVQAIENGERKVEFTASETDEDGMKLMSLKDAEKLLIKKALVFTSENRTQAAKILGVSIRTLRNKINEYRSEGASYFVNLR from the coding sequence ATGTTATCTCAAGGTTTAGTACTCGTAGGCAATCACCCAAAATTCAACAATGCGCTTGAGACGGCCCGTAACGTGGCAGTTACCAAGACTCCAGTCCTGATCTCTGGTGAGATTGGTTCAGGTAAAAAAGCATTGGGTGCTTACATTCATTCAAATTCAGCGAGAAAAAATGCTCGTCTTGAAATTGTTGATTGCAGCTTCGATTCGCAGACAGTAGAAAAAATCGTACTAGGCTTCCGTGACGATGAAACTGGTCGTTTCAATCGTGGAGTACTAGAAGTTGCCAATGGCGGTACGGTAATTTTTGCCAACATTGATGCACTGGATGAAAATTTCCAGAAACGCCTATATACTATCCTTCAAGAACTACCAGACTATGAGTTAGACGTTCGTATTCTTGCTACTACTTCGAAAAATCTTTCTAAGCTAGTTGGTGCAGGAAAGTTCTCACGCGCTTTATATACTTACTTCAGCGGTGTTTCGATCGATATGATCGCACTACGTGAAAGAGGAACAGACGTGGAATTGATCGCTCGTCACTTTATCGAAGAATACGCAGCTGAAACAGAAGCTGGCGATATTTCACTTTGCTCAGAAGCCGCTCGCAAGCTTTCTGACTACTCTTGGAACCAAAACCTTTCTGAACTTAAGACTTTCATCCGTAAGACTCTTTCCAACATGGATGGTTCAACTCTTGATGTTCAAGCTATTGAGAACGGTGAGCGTAAAGTTGAATTCACAGCATCTGAGACTGATGAAGACGGCATGAAACTTATGTCTCTAAAAGACGCTGAAAAGCTTCTGATCAAAAAGGCCCTTGTTTTCACATCTGAGAACAGAACACAGGCCGCTAAGATCCTTGGCGTTTCAATCCGTACTCTAAGAAATAAAATTAATGAGTACAGATCAGAAGGCGCTAGCTACTTCGTTAACCTAAGATAA
- the flgC gene encoding flagellar basal body rod protein FlgC translates to MDLLSSLRISSSGLAAQRKRMEAHSSNIANAQTTRTAEGGPYRRKEVVFGSEPARETFSEILEGELSENAQTVHATEVVHSDKVVYKHDPSHPDANSEGYVAMPDINPMVEMANMIEAQRAYESNVTALNVTKQMATKTLEIGRGN, encoded by the coding sequence ATGGATCTACTTTCGAGTTTAAGAATTAGTTCCAGCGGTCTGGCCGCTCAACGTAAGAGAATGGAGGCCCATTCTTCTAACATTGCCAACGCTCAAACCACCAGGACTGCCGAAGGCGGTCCTTACCGTCGTAAAGAAGTTGTGTTCGGTTCAGAACCGGCACGTGAGACCTTTTCAGAAATCCTGGAAGGGGAATTATCAGAGAACGCTCAGACGGTTCACGCCACTGAGGTCGTTCACTCAGACAAAGTTGTTTATAAGCACGATCCATCACACCCGGATGCAAACTCTGAGGGATACGTGGCAATGCCGGACATCAACCCGATGGTTGAGATGGCGAATATGATCGAAGCTCAAAGAGCTTATGAATCAAACGTTACTGCTCTTAACGTAACAAAGCAGATGGCGACGAAGACCTTAGAAATCGGAAGAGGTAACTAA
- the fliF gene encoding flagellar basal-body MS-ring/collar protein FliF, with amino-acid sequence MNNFFSQTVQNFVDFFKSLDMTRRIGLIAVAGLLLASMTGIVVWSSKTDYKVLYTDLTKDDSAVIARMLEEGKINYQVADDGKTIKVPEDQVEIWRLEIAKKGVNFTGTVGYEVFDKQAFGTTSFVQKINKQRALEGELVKTIMHIKGVTRARIHLSIPEHSPFVSERKPPSASVVLDVERGVTMTGDEIKGIQSLVSSSVDGMRSHNVVVIDSRGKKLSENDGDNMSTETANRIALETKLNSQYEKKVEEILSRVIGEGKVIAKVAIKMDFTEKVETQTTYDSENAAVVSEVRNEQKMVGVRPSPQGIPGARSNLPGEAPQPGIPETRNDVDKSLVTRNMAVPTIVTKSKKPTAEISNMSVAVMVDGKKVPVMAKDGTPMVNEDGIPVTKYQAWTEEELQNFQAIVGSALGINQTRGDKLVIKNMEFAKEDLSEMEAIMRARENRELMKNITKYLMIGAIISLFFFMVVRPFIQWLTENSVESIEDFLPKTIEELEKIQANQRLPGLEDVLPSIEDKLNPEKIEGNMLREKIISLVEQNPGKAAQVVHEMIHAADTNKEIA; translated from the coding sequence TTGAACAATTTCTTCTCACAAACAGTGCAGAACTTCGTCGATTTCTTTAAGTCGTTAGATATGACAAGAAGAATCGGTCTAATCGCTGTGGCAGGGCTCCTCCTTGCTTCAATGACTGGGATTGTTGTTTGGTCTAGTAAAACAGACTATAAAGTTCTTTATACTGATCTAACGAAAGACGATTCAGCTGTCATCGCGAGAATGTTAGAAGAAGGGAAGATCAACTATCAGGTGGCCGACGATGGTAAGACCATTAAAGTTCCTGAGGACCAGGTTGAAATCTGGCGTCTAGAGATCGCGAAGAAAGGTGTTAACTTTACAGGTACAGTTGGCTACGAAGTTTTCGATAAGCAAGCTTTTGGTACAACTTCATTCGTTCAAAAAATCAATAAACAGCGTGCTCTTGAAGGTGAATTGGTTAAGACCATCATGCACATCAAAGGTGTAACACGCGCTCGTATTCACTTATCAATCCCGGAGCATTCTCCGTTCGTATCTGAAAGAAAGCCACCTAGTGCATCTGTTGTTCTGGATGTAGAGCGTGGGGTAACGATGACTGGAGACGAGATTAAAGGAATCCAGTCTCTTGTTAGTTCTTCAGTGGATGGCATGCGTTCACACAACGTTGTGGTCATTGATTCTCGCGGTAAAAAGCTTTCTGAGAACGATGGCGATAACATGTCGACAGAGACCGCTAACCGCATCGCTCTTGAGACAAAACTAAACTCACAATATGAAAAGAAAGTGGAAGAAATTCTTTCACGTGTAATCGGTGAAGGTAAAGTGATCGCGAAAGTTGCGATCAAGATGGACTTCACTGAGAAAGTTGAAACTCAGACAACTTATGATTCAGAAAACGCTGCGGTGGTTTCTGAAGTTCGTAACGAGCAGAAGATGGTAGGGGTCCGTCCTTCTCCACAAGGTATTCCAGGTGCTCGTTCAAACCTTCCAGGTGAAGCTCCTCAGCCGGGCATCCCTGAGACACGCAACGATGTTGATAAGTCCCTTGTGACTCGTAATATGGCGGTCCCAACGATCGTTACGAAGTCTAAGAAGCCGACTGCTGAGATCTCGAATATGTCAGTGGCGGTAATGGTTGATGGTAAGAAGGTTCCGGTCATGGCCAAAGACGGAACGCCAATGGTGAATGAAGACGGTATTCCGGTGACTAAATATCAGGCATGGACTGAGGAAGAGCTTCAAAACTTCCAGGCGATCGTAGGGTCGGCCCTTGGTATTAACCAGACTCGTGGTGACAAGCTAGTTATCAAGAACATGGAATTTGCCAAAGAAGATTTGTCTGAAATGGAAGCCATCATGAGAGCACGTGAGAACCGTGAGCTTATGAAAAATATCACCAAGTACTTAATGATCGGTGCTATCATTTCATTATTCTTCTTCATGGTTGTTCGTCCTTTCATCCAGTGGCTTACAGAGAACTCTGTTGAGTCGATTGAGGACTTCCTTCCTAAGACGATTGAGGAGTTGGAGAAGATTCAGGCCAATCAACGCCTGCCAGGTTTAGAGGATGTGTTGCCTTCGATTGAAGACAAGCTCAACCCGGAAAAGATTGAAGGGAACATGCTCCGTGAGAAGATCATCTCTCTGGTTGAGCAGAACCCAGGAAAAGCAGCTCAGGTGGTGCATGAAATGATCCACGCTGCAGATACGAATAAAGAAATCGCGTAA
- a CDS encoding FliH/SctL family protein produces MQKYRDTDIKPFSFTDLKSTHVVSQTQFQSFEFKTLTGESVTAEKASEEEIRSERKYEAKNNFKIDETVRNYRGLSRQEQNDLETKIQEEVKRRLEAAYQDAYQEGLEKGRAEGKEEALNEFHEVLGQRVEEFGQVIAQVQSQSDKIIEKNRTEVYEFVKRFTKWIVLKEINEKVYLETLLEKLILELNARKNLIVKVGRANFSQMPEVIQTVESRLGQLTNIRIEIVPEINHPGIILESENGLIDGSLEGVFQNIDKIFEQVLKHE; encoded by the coding sequence ATGCAAAAGTATCGTGATACTGACATTAAGCCATTTTCGTTCACTGACCTCAAGTCTACTCACGTGGTATCGCAGACCCAGTTTCAGTCTTTTGAGTTCAAAACTCTTACTGGTGAATCAGTAACTGCAGAGAAGGCCTCTGAAGAAGAAATTCGTTCTGAGCGCAAATACGAAGCTAAAAACAATTTTAAAATCGACGAGACAGTTCGTAACTACCGTGGTCTTTCACGTCAGGAACAAAACGATCTTGAAACAAAGATCCAGGAAGAAGTAAAACGTCGTCTCGAGGCCGCCTACCAGGACGCATATCAGGAAGGTCTTGAAAAAGGTCGCGCTGAAGGTAAAGAAGAGGCACTGAACGAGTTTCACGAAGTTCTGGGACAAAGAGTAGAAGAGTTTGGCCAGGTGATTGCTCAGGTGCAGTCTCAGTCAGATAAAATCATCGAAAAGAACCGTACTGAAGTTTATGAATTCGTTAAACGTTTCACGAAGTGGATCGTTCTTAAAGAAATCAATGAGAAGGTCTATCTTGAGACTCTTCTTGAGAAACTTATTCTTGAACTAAACGCCAGAAAGAACCTTATCGTGAAAGTTGGCCGCGCTAACTTTTCGCAAATGCCGGAAGTCATCCAGACTGTTGAATCTCGTCTTGGACAATTGACTAATATTCGTATCGAAATCGTTCCTGAAATTAATCATCCGGGAATCATTCTGGAATCTGAAAATGGTCTTATCGATGGGTCCCTTGAAGGTGTTTTCCAGAATATCGATAAGATTTTTGAGCAGGTTCTAAAACATGAGTGA
- a CDS encoding FliI/YscN family ATPase, with the protein MSDSLGLDKILRHIENRIPYEKIGKIVGSRGMVYEASVPRAVLGSNVEFIAENGERSLGEVVAINGSNCMVMPYNEISGINSETKIHLKDIVTEIRISPNMLGRVIDFQGNPLDNKGPIEGPYEKRSIFGTPLNPLDRPPIREALDTGINSINCFITAGKGQRLAIMAGSGVGKSVLMGMIAKNTNADISVIALIGERGREVLEFIQSDLGEEGLKRAVVVVATSDTSALIRMKAAYTATTIAEYFRDQGQDILLMMDSITRFAMANREIALSTGEPPGQKGYTPSVFAKLPKLMERAGTKKGAGSITGIYTVLVEGGDMDEPIADAVRGISDGHIVLSRQLAARNHFPAIDVLASISRVMTKVATKEHKIVASHLRDLLAAYKESEDLITVGAYARGSNPKVDKAIVIYDDLIALLRQQIEESFTIEELFDRMLEIARKAEKAVDPNFR; encoded by the coding sequence ATGAGTGATAGCTTAGGCCTTGATAAAATCCTTCGTCACATCGAAAACAGAATTCCTTACGAGAAGATCGGAAAAATCGTGGGCTCACGTGGGATGGTATATGAGGCGTCGGTTCCTCGTGCTGTTCTTGGTTCAAACGTAGAATTTATCGCTGAGAATGGTGAACGTTCATTGGGTGAAGTGGTGGCGATCAACGGTTCAAACTGTATGGTCATGCCATATAACGAAATCTCAGGCATTAACTCTGAAACAAAAATTCATTTAAAAGATATTGTGACTGAAATCCGCATCTCTCCCAACATGCTTGGGCGAGTGATCGATTTTCAGGGAAATCCTCTGGATAACAAGGGCCCGATTGAAGGTCCCTATGAGAAGCGTTCGATTTTCGGAACTCCTCTGAATCCTTTGGATCGTCCACCAATTCGTGAAGCCCTAGATACTGGTATCAACTCGATTAACTGTTTTATCACGGCCGGTAAAGGTCAGCGTCTGGCGATCATGGCCGGTTCCGGTGTGGGTAAGTCAGTTCTAATGGGTATGATTGCTAAGAATACCAACGCTGACATCAGTGTGATTGCTCTGATTGGTGAACGTGGTCGTGAGGTTCTGGAGTTCATTCAATCCGATCTAGGAGAGGAAGGTCTTAAGCGCGCCGTAGTTGTTGTGGCGACTTCTGATACTTCCGCACTCATTCGTATGAAGGCGGCCTATACAGCGACAACAATCGCTGAATACTTCCGTGACCAGGGCCAAGACATTCTACTCATGATGGATTCAATCACGCGTTTTGCGATGGCAAACCGTGAGATCGCCCTTTCTACTGGTGAACCTCCAGGACAGAAAGGTTATACGCCAAGCGTGTTTGCAAAACTTCCAAAGCTCATGGAGCGTGCGGGTACGAAGAAAGGTGCGGGTTCAATTACCGGTATCTATACCGTACTTGTGGAAGGTGGTGACATGGATGAGCCAATCGCGGATGCGGTTCGAGGTATCTCCGATGGTCACATTGTTCTGTCACGTCAGCTTGCGGCCCGAAACCATTTCCCGGCAATTGATGTTCTGGCGTCTATTTCCCGTGTTATGACCAAAGTCGCTACTAAAGAACATAAGATCGTGGCCTCTCACTTGCGTGACCTATTGGCCGCTTATAAAGAATCAGAAGACCTTATCACAGTGGGTGCTTATGCCCGCGGTTCTAACCCTAAAGTGGATAAAGCAATTGTGATTTACGATGATCTGATTGCACTTCTTCGCCAGCAAATTGAAGAGTCATTTACGATTGAAGAGCTCTTTGATCGTATGCTTGAAATTGCTCGTAAGGCAGAGAAGGCAGTGGATCCAAATTTTAGATAA
- the fliE gene encoding flagellar hook-basal body complex protein FliE, which yields MAIKDIGSFQQTLGTGDARGWSRKVDNDFGSNFDIKTPGLEGGNVENGKTFGEFLQDSIGKVNALQHDANIQMEKLASGESQNLHETLLAVEKAEIAFKTMNQVRSKVLDAYREIMKMQI from the coding sequence ATGGCCATTAAGGATATTGGTTCTTTCCAACAAACTCTTGGTACGGGCGATGCTCGTGGTTGGAGCCGCAAGGTTGATAACGATTTCGGGTCGAATTTTGATATTAAGACCCCAGGACTTGAAGGCGGAAACGTTGAGAATGGTAAAACATTCGGCGAATTTCTTCAGGACTCAATTGGCAAGGTAAATGCATTACAACATGACGCTAACATCCAGATGGAAAAGTTAGCGAGTGGTGAGAGCCAGAACTTGCACGAAACGTTACTGGCGGTAGAGAAAGCTGAGATCGCTTTCAAGACAATGAACCAGGTGAGATCTAAAGTGCTAGATGCTTACCGTGAAATTATGAAGATGCAGATCTGA
- a CDS encoding flagellar export protein FliJ produces MKRYQFRLDPVLKLRKLKEENCRMELGQLLMELNRIEDQLAHDKNEIDTYYKIQEGGLKTGMSGGQLQAFPMLIAAKNKNLELLERDKRRQEQKVADKKQELAQLRGDLKVMESMKEKDYEQYRKALNKEIDQKVEEQTQNWLNHKDK; encoded by the coding sequence ATGAAACGCTATCAGTTCCGGCTTGATCCGGTTTTAAAACTTCGAAAGCTAAAAGAAGAAAACTGCCGAATGGAGTTGGGTCAACTCTTGATGGAACTGAATAGAATTGAAGATCAGCTTGCACACGATAAAAATGAGATCGACACCTACTACAAGATTCAAGAGGGTGGTCTTAAAACTGGCATGAGCGGCGGTCAACTTCAGGCCTTCCCAATGCTGATTGCGGCCAAAAACAAGAATCTTGAGCTTTTGGAAAGAGACAAAAGACGTCAGGAGCAAAAGGTCGCAGATAAAAAGCAGGAACTCGCCCAGCTTAGAGGTGACCTCAAAGTGATGGAGAGTATGAAAGAGAAGGATTACGAGCAATATCGTAAGGCCCTGAACAAAGAGATCGACCAAAAGGTCGAAGAGCAAACACAAAACTGGTTAAATCATAAAGATAAATAG
- a CDS encoding MotE family protein gives MKAFLVFSLLLGATSVLAQVKKTYTEEEFVKKVNEEVKKKVDVIKNKSVSDLTKEILDKEEKVRLRELELQKREDSLKVSENDLGKKYSEFEARQKAFLGCVKRNDEESKGRVGQLVELISNMKPEKASDVLSIQDPDVAVQILQNIDTKKASKIFNFMDKEISAKLQKQYLLMKK, from the coding sequence ATGAAAGCTTTCCTGGTCTTCTCACTTCTTCTTGGAGCGACATCTGTTTTGGCACAGGTGAAGAAAACTTATACTGAAGAAGAGTTCGTTAAAAAAGTGAACGAAGAAGTTAAAAAGAAAGTGGACGTCATCAAGAACAAATCTGTTTCTGATCTGACGAAAGAGATTCTCGATAAAGAAGAAAAAGTAAGACTTCGTGAACTTGAACTTCAAAAGCGTGAAGACTCATTGAAGGTCTCTGAAAATGACCTTGGAAAAAAGTACAGCGAGTTTGAGGCCCGTCAGAAGGCCTTCCTGGGTTGTGTGAAGAGAAATGACGAAGAGTCTAAGGGCAGAGTAGGTCAGTTGGTCGAATTGATCTCTAACATGAAGCCGGAAAAAGCTTCAGATGTTCTTTCGATTCAAGATCCAGATGTTGCAGTCCAGATTTTGCAGAACATTGATACGAAGAAGGCCTCTAAGATTTTCAACTTCATGGACAAAGAAATTTCGGCCAAGCTTCAGAAGCAATACCTTCTCATGAAGAAATAA
- the flgB gene encoding flagellar basal body rod protein FlgB → MDVNDKTLKALTTALNFREMRQELISSNVANANTPGYKAKKMDFEEALARALDVDGQMQMNVKDERHHTVGNGGFNNLEPEIYDDPNGVVSENGNTVDVEAEMAKMAENKLMYDALVQLINKKMGIMKYAINSDK, encoded by the coding sequence ATGGATGTGAATGACAAAACATTAAAAGCACTTACCACGGCGTTGAATTTCCGTGAGATGAGACAAGAACTCATTTCATCCAACGTCGCGAACGCCAACACTCCGGGCTACAAGGCCAAGAAGATGGATTTCGAAGAAGCGTTGGCACGTGCTTTGGATGTGGACGGTCAGATGCAGATGAATGTCAAAGATGAGCGACATCATACTGTAGGCAACGGTGGCTTCAATAATTTAGAGCCTGAAATTTATGATGATCCAAATGGGGTCGTCTCAGAGAACGGGAACACCGTGGACGTCGAGGCCGAAATGGCAAAGATGGCAGAGAACAAACTCATGTACGATGCTCTCGTTCAACTGATTAACAAGAAGATGGGTATCATGAAATACGCCATCAACTCTGACAAGTAA
- the fliG gene encoding flagellar motor switch protein FliG encodes MAEENKSLDPDVQYALLSGQEKAAILLSALGPTTTKLIFKHMKDNDVKRMINTMSSISKSPIWMVKKVLEEFYSAINEDSELLFSENKGRDFILGTLGEDRAKQLLGQIVDVGNSNTLESLELVDTRTLANFLINEHPQTIALICAHLPVEKKVDVLRKLPEGLQAEVVLRVANLDFVSPELIAQLDDVLKTELSTLGSIDTQQLGGIEPIADMLNLMDKNSEKNIMARVEEKDPELAEEIRKLMFVFEDVIYVDDRGIQELLKVVDNTKLVTALKTAPDEVRTKLFKNMSNRAATLLKEDLDAMGPTKISDVEKAQQEIVQQLKDLEAKGKAIISRGGEGDAFV; translated from the coding sequence GTGGCCGAAGAGAATAAATCATTAGATCCTGATGTACAGTATGCGCTACTGTCAGGTCAGGAAAAAGCAGCCATTTTGCTTTCTGCTTTGGGCCCCACTACGACCAAATTAATTTTCAAGCACATGAAAGACAATGATGTTAAGCGTATGATTAACACCATGTCTTCTATTTCTAAATCTCCCATCTGGATGGTGAAGAAAGTTCTGGAAGAATTCTATTCTGCCATTAACGAGGACTCTGAACTTCTATTCTCTGAGAACAAAGGCCGTGACTTCATTCTTGGTACTCTTGGTGAAGACCGCGCTAAACAACTTCTTGGTCAGATCGTTGATGTTGGTAACTCAAATACACTTGAATCGCTTGAACTTGTGGATACAAGAACTCTTGCGAACTTCCTTATTAATGAACACCCACAAACAATCGCTCTTATCTGTGCTCACTTGCCGGTAGAGAAGAAAGTGGATGTGCTTCGTAAGCTTCCTGAAGGTCTTCAGGCGGAAGTGGTTCTTCGTGTGGCGAACCTCGACTTCGTTTCACCAGAACTTATTGCGCAACTTGATGACGTACTTAAAACTGAACTTTCAACTCTTGGTTCGATCGATACGCAACAACTTGGTGGTATCGAGCCGATCGCCGATATGCTCAACCTCATGGATAAAAACTCTGAGAAGAACATCATGGCGAGAGTGGAAGAGAAAGATCCGGAACTTGCCGAAGAAATCCGCAAACTCATGTTCGTATTCGAAGATGTTATCTACGTGGACGATCGTGGTATTCAAGAGCTTCTTAAAGTTGTGGATAACACTAAACTTGTTACCGCTCTTAAAACAGCTCCGGACGAAGTTCGTACGAAGCTCTTCAAAAACATGTCAAACCGTGCAGCCACTCTTCTCAAGGAAGATCTGGATGCAATGGGACCTACGAAGATTTCCGATGTGGAGAAAGCTCAACAGGAAATCGTTCAGCAGCTTAAAGACCTTGAAGCTAAAGGTAAGGCGATTATTTCTCGTGGTGGCGAAGGCGACGCGTTCGTTTAA